The following are encoded together in the Zingiber officinale cultivar Zhangliang chromosome 8A, Zo_v1.1, whole genome shotgun sequence genome:
- the LOC122008088 gene encoding protein kinase G11A-like: MASKTTSQTNAKLQTESSGNPKVEPNSFRSSQILRPSKSDCSTAKKMVEMNQNVSKYALNGLMKDSKSDHHQKESFENSTDKVPTEVPLSSETCDKLPSDTWKQSLEQGDAGENGTTIGDGNGDQAKKSEQSGNNNFVSAKFSDENSSVTADFVESGKSSMCRPSTNSDVSDESSCSSLSNSITKPHKSNDSRVEAIRKIRTKDGVLGLNHFRLLKKLGCGDIGSVYLSELSGTKSYFAMKVMDKGLLASRKKLLRAQTEREILQCLDHPFLPTLYTHFETDKFSCLVMEFCPGGDLHTLRQRQPGKHFSEQAVKFYAAEILLALEYLHMLGIIYRDLKPENVLVREDGHIMLTDFDLSLRCAVNPTLIKSSNPDPASARRNNTTYCIQPACIEPSCIQPSCVVPTTCFGPRFFSKSKSKERKAKSEIGNQVNPLPELIAEPTDARSMSFVGTHEYLAPEIIKGNGHGSAVDWWTFGIFMYELLFGKTPFKGSGTRATLFNVVGQPLRFPESPTVSFAARDLMRGLLVKEPQHRLGYKRGASEIKQHTFFEGVNWALIRCASPPEIPKPFDTERLAKPAVSASEKATTTVNQKGSNNYLEFDFF; the protein is encoded by the exons ATGGCTTCAAAGACTACATCACAAACCAATGCTAAGCTCCAAACAGAATCTTCTGGGAATCCCAAAGTAGAGCCAAATTCTTTTAGATCTTCCCAGATTCTGAGGCCAAGCAAATCAGATTGCAGTACTGCCAAAAAAATGGTAGAGATGAATCAGAATGTGTCAAAATATGCTCTGAATGGCCTAATGAAAGATAGTAAATCAGATCACCATCAGAAggaatcttttgaaaattcaacAGATAAGGTTCCTACTGAGGTTCCCTTGTCCTCTGAAACTTGTGATAAGCTCCCTTCAGATACTTGGAAGCAATCACTGGAGCAAGGAGATGCTGGGGAAAATGGAACCACAATTGGGGATGGTAATGGAGATCAAGCCAAGAAATCCGAACAGAGTGGAAATAATAACTTTGTATCTGCTAAATTTAGTGATGAAAACAGTAGTGTGACAGCTGACTTTGTTGAGAGCGGAAAAAGTAGCATGTGCCGACCTAGTACAAATAGTGATGTAAGTGATGAAAGCTCCTGTAGCAGTTTGAGTAATAGTATAACCAAACCTCATAAATCAAATGATTCAAGAGTTGAAGCCATTAGAAAGATTCGTACAAAAGATGGTGTTTTAGGTTTAAATCATTTTAGGCTATTGAAGAAGTTAGGTTGTGGTGATATCGGCAGTGTGTATCTATCAGAATTAAGTGGGACAAAAAGCTACTTTGCGATGAAGGTTATGGATAAGGGATTGCTGGCCAGCCGTAAAAAGCTTCTTAGAGCTCAGACAGAGAGGGAGATATTACAATGTCTGGATCATCCATTTCTTCCTACACTTTATACCCACTTTGAAACAGATAAATTCTCATGTTTGGTGATGGAGTTCTGCCCTGGAGGTGATCTGCACACACTTCGTCAAAGGCAACCTGGGAAACATTTCTCAGAACAAGCTGTGAA GTTTTATGCTGCTGAAATCCTTCTGGCACTGGAATACCTACACATGCTTGGAATTATATACCGGGACCTGAAACCAGAAAATGTCCTTGTTCGCGAGGATGGCCACATTATGCTTACTGACTTTGACCTCTCTCTCCGCTGTGCAGTAAACCCGACACTAATCAAGTCCTCGAACCCAGATCCTGCATCAGCTAGAAGGAACAACACTACTTACTGCATTCAGCCTGCTTGCATTGAGCCATCCTGTATTCAGCCTTCTTGTGTGGTGCCTACAACTTGCTTCGGTCCACGATTTTTTTCTAAATCGAAGTCCAAGGAGAGGAAAGCAAAGTCAGAAATAGGAAACCAGGTGAACCCGTTGCCCGAGCTCATAGCGGAGCCTACAGATGCTCGTTCCATGTCTTTCGTTGGCACACACGAGTACTTAGCACCGGAGATAATAAAAGGCAACGGCCACGGGAGTGCAGTTGATTGGTGGACGTTTGGCATCTTCATGTATGAACTATTATTTGGGAAGACGCCATTCAAGGGATCAGGTACCAGGGCAACATTGTTCAATGTTGTTGGGCAGCCGTTGCGCTTCCCAGAGTCCCCAACGGTGAGCTTTGCTGCAAGAGATCTGATGAGGGGACTACTTGTTAAGGAACCTCAGCACCGACTTGGGTACAAACGCGGGGCTTCAGAGATAAAGCAACACACTTTCTTCGAGGGAGTCAATTGGGCACTTATACGATGTGCAAGCCCTCCCGAGATTCCAAAACCTTTTGACACGGAACGACTCGCAAAGCCTGCTGTATCAGCAAGTGAAAAAGCCACGACAACTGTGAACCAGAAAGGTTCGAACAACTATctagaatttgatttcttttag